A window of the Deltaproteobacteria bacterium genome harbors these coding sequences:
- a CDS encoding tetratricopeptide repeat protein: MKQTMRAAVSVLAVFFLTAFFFGCGKSAEESLAEADSLMASMESQGGTDPALAKKAEDCYGRALKKDPKNPRAAYGRGMARARNRDFQAALEDFDRAVNLDPQNPEAYYRRALCRIATAPKDKSAALSDLTRTLELAPTHQGAARMMRLLSAA, translated from the coding sequence ATGAAACAAACTATGCGCGCGGCTGTTTCGGTTCTTGCTGTTTTTTTTCTTACGGCGTTTTTCTTCGGCTGCGGGAAAAGCGCGGAGGAAAGCCTTGCCGAGGCCGACAGCCTTATGGCCAGCATGGAAAGCCAGGGCGGGACAGACCCGGCGCTTGCGAAAAAGGCGGAGGACTGCTATGGCCGCGCCCTTAAAAAGGACCCTAAAAACCCAAGGGCCGCTTACGGGCGGGGCATGGCCAGGGCCAGAAACCGCGATTTCCAGGCCGCCCTTGAGGATTTCGACCGGGCCGTTAACCTGGACCCCCAAAACCCCGAAGCCTACTATCGCCGGGCCCTCTGCCGCATCGCCACGGCCCCCAAGGACAAGTCCGCCGCCCTGTCGGACCTCACCAGGACCCTGGAGCTTGCCCCCACCCACCAGGGCGCGGCCCGGATGATGCGACTCCTTTCAGCCGCGTGA